The Gasterosteus aculeatus chromosome 17, fGasAcu3.hap1.1, whole genome shotgun sequence genome includes a window with the following:
- the mlnl gene encoding motilin-like isoform X2, with amino-acid sequence MSMRRAVVGCLVLACLVGLLAERTEGHITFFSPKEMMLMKEREGRKDMEPRSEDGQFEEVTVQQLPRLEHGGNPDKIVEVAVRLSPKQLDRVSPVLEDIIHDIEEELQKAK; translated from the exons ATGAGCATGCGCAGAGCCGTGGTTGGGTGCTTGGTGTTGGCGTGCCTGGTGGGGCTGCTGGctgagaggacagagggacaCATCACCTTCTTCAGTCCAAAGGAGATGATGCTGATGAAG gagagagaaggtagAAAGGACATGGAGCCCCGATCGGAGGACGGTCAGTTCGAAGAGGTTACAGTCCAACAGCTTCCTCGGTTGGAACATGGTGGAAACCCT GATAAAATAGTGGAGGTCGCCGTCCGTCTTTCACCCAAACAGCTCGATCGTGTGTCTCCGGTGCTCGAAGACATCATCCATGACATAGAGGAGGAACTTCAGAAAG ccaAATAG
- the tpgs2 gene encoding tubulin polyglutamylase complex subunit 2 isoform X2 codes for MEETKENLTFKENMPGVVDVRFVEREPADKRSLLSWEQKNTCILPEDLRDFYLTTDGSTLTWSVKLDNECVPLGSMAINSVARLCPLLQPVSLFSLPNAPSLADLDWEEDNTESGSAPAAPHFDSRSRIFEMDSCGGNGKVCLVYKNCTPGVVAQQSEIWFLDRSLCWHLMTSTFTSYYRLMITHLGLPEWQYAFTPYGPSPQAKQWASLYQPLTFTNELNFADPAGDSHLNKLDPTKAFKGKAKAPVPKKKQSTQCSLGSTAKSQGSTVRHSGGRR; via the exons ATGGAAGAGACGAAAGAAAACTTAACATTCAAAG AGAACATGCCCGGTGTGGTCGATGTGCGTTTTGTAGAGAGGGAACCTGCAGATAAGAGGAGCCTGCTGTCATGGGAACAG AAAAACACTTGTATCTTACCGGAGGACCTGCGAGATTTCTATCTGACAACTGATGGATCGACACTCACCTGGAGCGTGAAACTAGACA atgAGTGTGTTCCCTTAGGAAGCATGGCGATTAACAGTGTGGCTAGACTGTGCCCACTCCTCCAACCAGTATCCTTATTTTCTTTACCCAATGCACCCTCGCTGGCTGACCTGGACTGGGAGGAGGACAACACAGAAAGCG GGAGCGCTCCCGCTGCACCCCATTTTGATTCCCGGAGCCGCATCTTCGAGATGGATTCCTGTGGTGGAAATGGCAAAGTGTGTCTAGTCTACAAAAACTGCACACCAg GTGTGGTAGCACAGCAGAGTGAAATTTGGTTCCTTGACCGCTCGCTGTGTTGGCATTTAATGACATCAACCTTCACCTCCTACTACCGACTGATGATCACTCACTTGGGTCTGCCTGAGTGGCAGTATGCCTTCACCCCATATGGCCCGAGCCCCCAGGCCAAG CAATGGGCATCGTTGTACCAGCCGCTGACTTTCACCAATGAGCTCAACTTTGCTGATCCTGCGGGAGATTCCCATCTCAACAAGCTGGATCCTACAAAGGCCTTCAAAGGCAAAGCCAAAGCACCTGTGCCAAAGAAGAAGCAGTCGACACAGTGCAGCTTAGGGAGCACTGCGAAGAGCCAAGGCAGCACAGTAAGACACAGTGGGGGAAGGCGGTGA
- the nop56 gene encoding nucleolar protein 56 isoform X1, which yields MVLLHVLFEHAAGYALFVVKEVEEIGMLLPQVEECVLSIGKFNSMVSLAAFFPFKSAQGALENMNAISEGVVHADLKLFLETNLPLSRKKKLMLGVSDAKIGAALQEEFTVSIQTGGVVAEICRGLRLHFHSLVKGLTGLAASKAQLGLGHSYSRAKVKFNVNRVDNMIIQSIALLDQLDKDINTFSMRVREWYGYHFPELIKIVPDNFMYCRMAQLIGNRKELSEESLPSLEEIVMDAPKAQAILEASRSSMGMDISPIDLINIERFSARVVSLASYRLELQEYLRSKMSQVAPNLAALIGEVVGARLISHAGSLTNLAKYPASTVQILGAEKALFRALKTKGNTPKYGLIFHSTFIGRAAAKNKGRISRYLANKCTIASRIDCFSDVPTSVYGDKLRGQVEERLSFYETGDVPRKNVDVMKEAVKEASDVATEIKRKMEKKEKKRQKRAKKLQDQNGGADSDVEETNGVDETPGKKKKKLKTEAVPAEESAATGNGTEEAETPAKKKKKRKSEAVDSEPAEEVPETPVSDKKKKKK from the exons ATG GTGCTGCTCCACGTGCTGTTTGAGCACGCGGCGGGCTACGCGCTGTTCGTCGtcaaagaggtggaggagatcgGCATGCTGCTGCCCCAG GTGGAAGAGTGCGTGCTGAGCATCGGGAAGTTTAACAGCATGGTGAGCCTCGCGGCTTTCTTCCCCTTCAAGTCGGCCCAGGGCGCTCTGGAGAACATGAACGCCATTTCTGAAG GTGTTGTTCATGCGGACCTGAAGTTGTTCTTGGAGACTAATCTACCCCTCTCCCGCAAGAAGAAATTAATGTTGGGGGTTTCGGATGCCAAGATTGGAGCAGCTTTACAAGAAGAATTTACAGTTTCTATCCAGACCGGAGGGGTGGTGGCAGAGATATGCAGGG GTTTGCGTCTGCACTTCCACTCCCTGGTGAAGGGTCTGACTGGCCTGGCAGCCTCCAAGGCACAGCTGGGTTTAGGACACAGCTACTCAAGAGCTAAAGTAAAGTTCAACGTCAACCGGGTCGACAACATGATCATACAGTCCATTGCTCTGTTGGATCAGCTGGACAAAGACATTAACACTTTCTCAATGCGTGTCCG TGAATGGTATGGCTACCACTTCCCAGAGCTGATCAAGATCGTGCCAGACAACTTTATGTACTGCCGCATGGCTCAGCTGATCGGAAACAGGAAGGAGTTGTCAGAAGAGAGTTTGCCGAGTCTGGAGGAGATTGTAATGGACGCACCCAAAGCTCAAGCGATTCTTGAAGCATCCCGGTCCTCTATGG GTATGGACATCTCTCCCATTGACCTGATCAACATAGAGAGATTCTCCGCTCGTGTTGTGTCTCTGGCCAGCTATCGGCTGGAACTGCAGGAGTACCTGCGTTCCAAGATGAGCCAAGTGGCTCCAAATCTAGCGGCCTTAATTGGAGAAGTG gtGGGAGCCCGTCTGATCTCGCATGCTGGCAGTTTAACCAACCTGGCCAAGTACCCGGCCTCCACGGTCCAGATCCTGGGAGCAGAAAAGGCCCTGTTCAG AGCCCTAAAGACTAAAGGAAACACCCCCAAGTATGGTCTTATCTTCCACTCAACCTTCATTGGCCGCGCTGCTGCCAAGAATAAAGGACGCATCTCCAGATACCTGGCAAACAAGTGCACGATCGCCTCGCGCATTGACTGTTTCTCTG ATGTGCCTACAAGTGTGTACGGTGACAAGCTGCGTGGACAGGTGGAGGAGCGCCTGTCTTTCTATGAAACCGGTGACGTGCCACGGAAGAATGTGGATGTCATGAAGGAGGCTGTCAAAGAG GCTTCTGATGTCGCAACAGAGATCAAGCGGAAaatggagaagaaggaaaagaaacgcCAGAAGCGTGCAAAGAAACTGCAGGATCAGAACGGTGGTGCCGACAGTGATGTTGAG GAGACGAATGGAGTAGATGAAACTccgggaaagaagaaaaagaaactgaaaACCGAAGCTGTCCCAGCGGAGGAATCTGCTGCCACGGGTAACGGCACAGAGGAAGCGGAAACtcctgcaaagaagaaaaagaaacgaaaGAGTGAGGCTGTGGATTCAGAGCCTGCGGAAGAGGTTCCAGAAACGCCAGTGtctgacaagaagaaaaagaagaaatga
- the LOC120834598 gene encoding retinol dehydrogenase 12 isoform X2, translating to MVLPAVLCHPVWALLSAVLALVVRMQRRGPWDPRDCSVQLKGKTAIVTGANTGIGKFIAMDFARRGARVILACRSEARGTAALNEIREKTGNSDTHLRLVDLSSLESVREFAGGIIAEEKALHILVNNAGVSGLPRQITKDGLECSFATNHLGPFLLTNLLLDLMKRSAPARIVTLASVNHKKGQVDFSHFRGENLTYHMDSVYNHTKLHNIICTNELARRLEGTGVTANSVHPGIVKTEVIRHYPFLVRFIFNLVGYFFFKSPEEGAVSSIYCAVAEEMEGITGKYCDSDCRLVLPAPLARDSALAVKDFEISERVTSKL from the exons ATGGTTTTGCCGGCTGTCCTTTGCCACCCGGTCTGGGCCCTGCTCAGCGCGGTGCTGGCGCTCGTTGTGCGCATGCAGCGCAGAGGTCCCTGGGATCCGCGAGACTGCTCCGTGCAACTGAAAGGGAAAACCGCTATAGTGACAGGAGCCAATACGG GGATTGGAAAGTTCATTGCCATGGATTTTGCACGCCGGGGGGCTCGTGTTATTCTGGCCTGTCGAAGCGAAGCTCGGGGGACAGCAGCACTTAATGAAATCAGGGAGAAGACCGGGAACTCTGACACCCACCTGCGTCTGGTGGACCTCTCTTCTCTGGAGTCCGTCAGGGAATTTGCCGGCGGGATTATTGCAGAGGAGAAAGCTCTCCACATCCTCGTCAACAATGCAGGAGTGTCAG GTTTACCGAGGCAGATAACCAAAGATGGTTTGGAATGTTCTTTTGCCACCAACCACCTGGGACCATTTCTCCtcaccaacctgctgctgg ACCTGATGAAGCGTTCAGCACCGGCGCGTATTGTCACCTTGGCCTCTGTCAACCATAAGAAGGGTCAAGTGGACTTTTCTCATTTTCGGGGCGAGAACCTCACGTACCACATGGATAGTGTCTACAACCACACAAAGCTGCACAATATCATCTGTACGAACGAGCTGGCGCGCAGGCTCGAAGGGACAG GTGTCACAGCAAACTCTGTCCACCCCGGTATTGTCAAGACAGAAGTGATTAGACACTATCCCTTCTTGGTTCGTTTTATCTTCAACCTGGTTGGATATTTCTTCTTCAAG TCTCCAGAGGAGGGTGCAGTCAGCTCAATCTACTGTGCAGTAGCAGAGGAAATGGAGGGAATAACTGGGAAGTATTGCGACAGCGACTGCCGCCTGGTCCTCCCCGCCCCTTTAGCTCGAGACTCTGCCCTCGCGGTCAAGGATTTTGAGATCAGCGAGAGGGTGACATCTAAGCTCTGA
- the mlnl gene encoding motilin-like isoform X1 — protein sequence MSMRRAVVGCLVLACLVGLLAERTEGHITFFSPKEMMLMKEREGRKDMEPRSEDGQFEEVTVQQLPRLEHGGNPDKIVEVAVRLSPKQLDRVSPVLEDIIHDIEEELQKGENVETAS from the exons ATGAGCATGCGCAGAGCCGTGGTTGGGTGCTTGGTGTTGGCGTGCCTGGTGGGGCTGCTGGctgagaggacagagggacaCATCACCTTCTTCAGTCCAAAGGAGATGATGCTGATGAAG gagagagaaggtagAAAGGACATGGAGCCCCGATCGGAGGACGGTCAGTTCGAAGAGGTTACAGTCCAACAGCTTCCTCGGTTGGAACATGGTGGAAACCCT GATAAAATAGTGGAGGTCGCCGTCCGTCTTTCACCCAAACAGCTCGATCGTGTGTCTCCGGTGCTCGAAGACATCATCCATGACATAGAGGAGGAACTTCAGAAAGGTGAAAACGTGGAAACAGCTTCTTAG
- the LOC120834598 gene encoding retinol dehydrogenase 12 isoform X1 has product MSPNDKRASRHESSILLFIIKPQTSQKSPTLLSFGAETQLPNFLYHNAKCFNTLLQYKTYTFKRCVDCCLPCGTALFFKVLQTNMLLSSTLLGIGKFIAMDFARRGARVILACRSEARGTAALNEIREKTGNSDTHLRLVDLSSLESVREFAGGIIAEEKALHILVNNAGVSGLPRQITKDGLECSFATNHLGPFLLTNLLLDLMKRSAPARIVTLASVNHKKGQVDFSHFRGENLTYHMDSVYNHTKLHNIICTNELARRLEGTGVTANSVHPGIVKTEVIRHYPFLVRFIFNLVGYFFFKSPEEGAVSSIYCAVAEEMEGITGKYCDSDCRLVLPAPLARDSALAVKDFEISERVTSKL; this is encoded by the exons ATGAGCCCAAATGACAAAAGAGCCTCACGCCACGAAAGCTCAATCCTACTCTTTATTATAAAACCTCAAACAAGCCAAAAATCACCCACTCTTCTGTCTTTCGGAGCTGAAACTCAACTTCCAAACTTTTTGTACCACAATGCCAAATGCTTCAACACGCTACTTCAATATAAAACCTACACATTCAAAAGATGTGTTGATTGCTGTCTGCCTTGTGGAAccgctttgttttttaaagtattgCAAACAAATATGTTGCTCTCCTCCACTTTGTTAGGGATTGGAAAGTTCATTGCCATGGATTTTGCACGCCGGGGGGCTCGTGTTATTCTGGCCTGTCGAAGCGAAGCTCGGGGGACAGCAGCACTTAATGAAATCAGGGAGAAGACCGGGAACTCTGACACCCACCTGCGTCTGGTGGACCTCTCTTCTCTGGAGTCCGTCAGGGAATTTGCCGGCGGGATTATTGCAGAGGAGAAAGCTCTCCACATCCTCGTCAACAATGCAGGAGTGTCAG GTTTACCGAGGCAGATAACCAAAGATGGTTTGGAATGTTCTTTTGCCACCAACCACCTGGGACCATTTCTCCtcaccaacctgctgctgg ACCTGATGAAGCGTTCAGCACCGGCGCGTATTGTCACCTTGGCCTCTGTCAACCATAAGAAGGGTCAAGTGGACTTTTCTCATTTTCGGGGCGAGAACCTCACGTACCACATGGATAGTGTCTACAACCACACAAAGCTGCACAATATCATCTGTACGAACGAGCTGGCGCGCAGGCTCGAAGGGACAG GTGTCACAGCAAACTCTGTCCACCCCGGTATTGTCAAGACAGAAGTGATTAGACACTATCCCTTCTTGGTTCGTTTTATCTTCAACCTGGTTGGATATTTCTTCTTCAAG TCTCCAGAGGAGGGTGCAGTCAGCTCAATCTACTGTGCAGTAGCAGAGGAAATGGAGGGAATAACTGGGAAGTATTGCGACAGCGACTGCCGCCTGGTCCTCCCCGCCCCTTTAGCTCGAGACTCTGCCCTCGCGGTCAAGGATTTTGAGATCAGCGAGAGGGTGACATCTAAGCTCTGA
- the nop56 gene encoding nucleolar protein 56 isoform X2: MVLLHVLFEHAAGYALFVVKEVEEIGMLLPQVEECVLSIGKFNSMVSLAAFFPFKSAQGALENMNAIFAGVVHADLKLFLETNLPLSRKKKLMLGVSDAKIGAALQEEFTVSIQTGGVVAEICRGLRLHFHSLVKGLTGLAASKAQLGLGHSYSRAKVKFNVNRVDNMIIQSIALLDQLDKDINTFSMRVREWYGYHFPELIKIVPDNFMYCRMAQLIGNRKELSEESLPSLEEIVMDAPKAQAILEASRSSMGMDISPIDLINIERFSARVVSLASYRLELQEYLRSKMSQVAPNLAALIGEVVGARLISHAGSLTNLAKYPASTVQILGAEKALFRALKTKGNTPKYGLIFHSTFIGRAAAKNKGRISRYLANKCTIASRIDCFSDVPTSVYGDKLRGQVEERLSFYETGDVPRKNVDVMKEAVKEASDVATEIKRKMEKKEKKRQKRAKKLQDQNGGADSDVEETNGVDETPGKKKKKLKTEAVPAEESAATGNGTEEAETPAKKKKKRKSEAVDSEPAEEVPETPVSDKKKKKK, from the exons ATG GTGCTGCTCCACGTGCTGTTTGAGCACGCGGCGGGCTACGCGCTGTTCGTCGtcaaagaggtggaggagatcgGCATGCTGCTGCCCCAG GTGGAAGAGTGCGTGCTGAGCATCGGGAAGTTTAACAGCATGGTGAGCCTCGCGGCTTTCTTCCCCTTCAAGTCGGCCCAGGGCGCTCTGGAGAACATGAACGCCATTT TTGCAGGTGTTGTTCATGCGGACCTGAAGTTGTTCTTGGAGACTAATCTACCCCTCTCCCGCAAGAAGAAATTAATGTTGGGGGTTTCGGATGCCAAGATTGGAGCAGCTTTACAAGAAGAATTTACAGTTTCTATCCAGACCGGAGGGGTGGTGGCAGAGATATGCAGGG GTTTGCGTCTGCACTTCCACTCCCTGGTGAAGGGTCTGACTGGCCTGGCAGCCTCCAAGGCACAGCTGGGTTTAGGACACAGCTACTCAAGAGCTAAAGTAAAGTTCAACGTCAACCGGGTCGACAACATGATCATACAGTCCATTGCTCTGTTGGATCAGCTGGACAAAGACATTAACACTTTCTCAATGCGTGTCCG TGAATGGTATGGCTACCACTTCCCAGAGCTGATCAAGATCGTGCCAGACAACTTTATGTACTGCCGCATGGCTCAGCTGATCGGAAACAGGAAGGAGTTGTCAGAAGAGAGTTTGCCGAGTCTGGAGGAGATTGTAATGGACGCACCCAAAGCTCAAGCGATTCTTGAAGCATCCCGGTCCTCTATGG GTATGGACATCTCTCCCATTGACCTGATCAACATAGAGAGATTCTCCGCTCGTGTTGTGTCTCTGGCCAGCTATCGGCTGGAACTGCAGGAGTACCTGCGTTCCAAGATGAGCCAAGTGGCTCCAAATCTAGCGGCCTTAATTGGAGAAGTG gtGGGAGCCCGTCTGATCTCGCATGCTGGCAGTTTAACCAACCTGGCCAAGTACCCGGCCTCCACGGTCCAGATCCTGGGAGCAGAAAAGGCCCTGTTCAG AGCCCTAAAGACTAAAGGAAACACCCCCAAGTATGGTCTTATCTTCCACTCAACCTTCATTGGCCGCGCTGCTGCCAAGAATAAAGGACGCATCTCCAGATACCTGGCAAACAAGTGCACGATCGCCTCGCGCATTGACTGTTTCTCTG ATGTGCCTACAAGTGTGTACGGTGACAAGCTGCGTGGACAGGTGGAGGAGCGCCTGTCTTTCTATGAAACCGGTGACGTGCCACGGAAGAATGTGGATGTCATGAAGGAGGCTGTCAAAGAG GCTTCTGATGTCGCAACAGAGATCAAGCGGAAaatggagaagaaggaaaagaaacgcCAGAAGCGTGCAAAGAAACTGCAGGATCAGAACGGTGGTGCCGACAGTGATGTTGAG GAGACGAATGGAGTAGATGAAACTccgggaaagaagaaaaagaaactgaaaACCGAAGCTGTCCCAGCGGAGGAATCTGCTGCCACGGGTAACGGCACAGAGGAAGCGGAAACtcctgcaaagaagaaaaagaaacgaaaGAGTGAGGCTGTGGATTCAGAGCCTGCGGAAGAGGTTCCAGAAACGCCAGTGtctgacaagaagaaaaagaagaaatga
- the tpgs2 gene encoding tubulin polyglutamylase complex subunit 2 isoform X1 codes for MEETKENLTFKGVVERLTLGITRILENMPGVVDVRFVEREPADKRSLLSWEQKNTCILPEDLRDFYLTTDGSTLTWSVKLDNECVPLGSMAINSVARLCPLLQPVSLFSLPNAPSLADLDWEEDNTESGSAPAAPHFDSRSRIFEMDSCGGNGKVCLVYKNCTPGVVAQQSEIWFLDRSLCWHLMTSTFTSYYRLMITHLGLPEWQYAFTPYGPSPQAKQWASLYQPLTFTNELNFADPAGDSHLNKLDPTKAFKGKAKAPVPKKKQSTQCSLGSTAKSQGSTVRHSGGRR; via the exons ATGGAAGAGACGAAAGAAAACTTAACATTCAAAGGTGTTGTTGAGAGACTCACGCTTGGCATTACTCGAATACTCG AGAACATGCCCGGTGTGGTCGATGTGCGTTTTGTAGAGAGGGAACCTGCAGATAAGAGGAGCCTGCTGTCATGGGAACAG AAAAACACTTGTATCTTACCGGAGGACCTGCGAGATTTCTATCTGACAACTGATGGATCGACACTCACCTGGAGCGTGAAACTAGACA atgAGTGTGTTCCCTTAGGAAGCATGGCGATTAACAGTGTGGCTAGACTGTGCCCACTCCTCCAACCAGTATCCTTATTTTCTTTACCCAATGCACCCTCGCTGGCTGACCTGGACTGGGAGGAGGACAACACAGAAAGCG GGAGCGCTCCCGCTGCACCCCATTTTGATTCCCGGAGCCGCATCTTCGAGATGGATTCCTGTGGTGGAAATGGCAAAGTGTGTCTAGTCTACAAAAACTGCACACCAg GTGTGGTAGCACAGCAGAGTGAAATTTGGTTCCTTGACCGCTCGCTGTGTTGGCATTTAATGACATCAACCTTCACCTCCTACTACCGACTGATGATCACTCACTTGGGTCTGCCTGAGTGGCAGTATGCCTTCACCCCATATGGCCCGAGCCCCCAGGCCAAG CAATGGGCATCGTTGTACCAGCCGCTGACTTTCACCAATGAGCTCAACTTTGCTGATCCTGCGGGAGATTCCCATCTCAACAAGCTGGATCCTACAAAGGCCTTCAAAGGCAAAGCCAAAGCACCTGTGCCAAAGAAGAAGCAGTCGACACAGTGCAGCTTAGGGAGCACTGCGAAGAGCCAAGGCAGCACAGTAAGACACAGTGGGGGAAGGCGGTGA